From Streptomyces durmitorensis, a single genomic window includes:
- a CDS encoding PP2C family protein-serine/threonine phosphatase: MSSQPTEPGAGNSGPGSTGPGSTGPGKQGPRQPGPGEQLFEQLLASAHAAAPMELPALAQRFAEAVGLDRIDVYLVDLQQRCLVPLAEGPPTLDVDTSAAGSAYRAHALRVEELAQGRIVAWLPLIDGAERLGVIGATAAVIDVALLRRCRMLASVMAMTITSKRASSDSFARRTRSESMQLPAEMLRAFLPPRTIGNSHVISTAVLEPAYEIGGDAFDHSLTPSTLHVAILDAMGHNLASGLTTAVALAGCRNARRAEAELPELVDTVQHALAGWLPEQFCTGILAQLDLADGLLRWCNCGHPPPLLIRDHRVLDRALERPAQPPMGTPALLADVEWQVHEEALQPGDRVLMYTDGVTELRTGGGAEFGLERFTDSIIRATAAGEPAPEALRQLIHAILDRQDNQLRDDATLLLLEWRPPGTR, encoded by the coding sequence ATGTCGAGCCAGCCTACGGAGCCCGGAGCCGGAAACTCCGGTCCCGGAAGCACCGGCCCCGGAAGCACAGGTCCCGGGAAGCAGGGCCCCCGGCAGCCCGGCCCGGGGGAACAGCTGTTTGAGCAACTGCTCGCATCGGCGCACGCCGCGGCGCCGATGGAGCTTCCGGCACTGGCCCAGCGGTTCGCCGAAGCGGTCGGGCTCGACCGGATCGACGTGTACCTCGTGGACCTCCAGCAGCGGTGCCTGGTGCCGCTGGCCGAGGGGCCGCCCACCCTCGATGTGGACACCTCCGCCGCCGGTTCGGCCTACCGGGCGCACGCGCTGCGCGTCGAGGAACTGGCCCAGGGCAGGATCGTCGCCTGGCTGCCGCTGATCGACGGCGCCGAACGCCTCGGTGTGATCGGCGCCACCGCGGCGGTCATCGACGTCGCGCTGCTGCGCCGCTGCCGCATGCTGGCCTCGGTGATGGCCATGACGATCACGTCGAAGCGGGCGTCGAGCGACAGCTTCGCCCGCCGGACACGGTCCGAGTCCATGCAGCTCCCCGCCGAGATGCTGCGGGCCTTCCTGCCGCCCAGGACCATCGGCAACTCCCACGTGATCTCGACCGCCGTGCTGGAACCGGCGTACGAGATCGGCGGCGACGCCTTCGACCACTCCCTGACCCCTTCCACCCTGCACGTGGCGATCCTGGACGCCATGGGCCACAACCTCGCCTCGGGCCTGACGACCGCCGTGGCCCTGGCAGGTTGCCGCAACGCGCGGCGGGCCGAGGCCGAGCTGCCCGAGCTCGTCGACACCGTCCAGCACGCGCTGGCCGGGTGGCTGCCCGAGCAGTTCTGCACCGGGATCCTCGCCCAGCTCGACCTGGCCGACGGCCTGCTGCGGTGGTGCAACTGCGGCCATCCGCCTCCCCTGCTGATCCGGGACCACCGCGTGCTCGACCGCGCGCTGGAGCGGCCGGCCCAGCCGCCGATGGGCACACCCGCCCTGCTGGCCGACGTGGAATGGCAGGTCCACGAGGAGGCGCTCCAGCCGGGTGACCGGGTGCTCATGTACACCGACGGCGTCACCGAGCTGCGGACCGGGGGCGGCGCCGAGTTCGGCCTGGAGCGGTTCACGGACAGCATCATCCGCGCGACCGCGGCGGGCGAACCGGCGCCGGAGGCACTGCGCCAGCTCATCCACGCCATCCTCGACCGGCAGGACAACCAACTGCGCGACGACGCGACACTGCTGCTGCTCGAGTGGCGCCCGCCCGGAACGCGGTGA
- a CDS encoding DUF5709 domain-containing protein: MGDDVYQPDAEEVREDEGILDAEDTLSDRGADPYDEGWSPPERPLGVAHTGTTAQEQQDGESLAERLSEERPDPALAVPGPAEDDDGIGDTTDTDGEPIDETEVGDVRAGRLFAPDDGARDDPESDAAQDMIGEDMGIDGGAASAEEAAVHVIDTDAADRTDSAG; the protein is encoded by the coding sequence ATGGGCGACGACGTCTACCAGCCCGACGCGGAGGAGGTCCGCGAGGACGAGGGCATCCTCGACGCGGAGGACACCCTCAGCGACCGCGGGGCGGATCCGTACGACGAGGGTTGGTCACCGCCCGAGCGGCCCCTTGGGGTGGCCCACACCGGCACCACCGCGCAAGAGCAGCAGGACGGCGAGAGCCTGGCGGAACGCCTCTCCGAGGAGCGGCCCGACCCCGCGCTCGCGGTTCCCGGCCCTGCGGAGGACGACGACGGCATCGGGGACACCACCGACACCGACGGCGAGCCGATCGACGAGACGGAGGTCGGAGACGTCCGCGCCGGGCGCCTGTTCGCCCCCGACGACGGGGCGCGCGATGACCCGGAGTCCGACGCGGCGCAGGACATGATCGGCGAGGACATGGGCATCGACGGCGGTGCGGCATCCGCCGAGGAGGCGGCGGTGCACGTCATCGACACGGACGCCGCCGACCGGACGGACTCCGCGGGCTGA
- a CDS encoding GNAT family N-acetyltransferase, with the protein MPIDVRPASVFEDVRAVVGPKSPAANVCWCLSYRIPSKLNNELRGPARGEYVAELCRAKTPPGVLAYDGDEPVGWAAVAPRSETSFARNRKIPHVDDSPVWSLWCVRVRPGHRKQGISHALIAGAVEFARAHGAPAVEAYPLDNGDAKVDLTTAYAGLRKNFERAGFTHAADTTSVLAGHPRVLMRLDLR; encoded by the coding sequence ATGCCCATCGACGTACGCCCGGCTTCGGTCTTCGAGGATGTCCGTGCCGTGGTCGGCCCGAAGTCACCTGCCGCCAATGTCTGCTGGTGCTTGAGCTACCGGATCCCGTCCAAGCTCAACAACGAGCTCCGCGGTCCGGCCCGCGGTGAGTACGTCGCCGAGTTGTGCCGCGCAAAGACCCCTCCGGGAGTGCTCGCGTACGACGGAGACGAGCCGGTGGGCTGGGCGGCCGTGGCGCCGCGCTCGGAGACGTCCTTCGCGCGGAACCGGAAGATCCCGCACGTCGACGATTCTCCGGTCTGGTCGCTCTGGTGCGTTCGTGTGCGGCCCGGTCATCGCAAGCAGGGGATCTCGCACGCCCTGATCGCCGGTGCGGTCGAGTTCGCCCGCGCCCACGGCGCACCGGCGGTCGAGGCCTACCCGCTCGACAACGGCGACGCCAAGGTCGATCTGACGACGGCGTACGCCGGGCTCCGCAAGAACTTCGAGCGCGCCGGATTCACCCACGCCGCCGACACGACCTCCGTGCTGGCCGGTCATCCCCGGGTCCTGATGCGGCTCGACCTGCGCTGA
- a CDS encoding FAD-dependent monooxygenase produces MTRTDLLTDVPTHSRTAPRRKVLISGASIAGPALAYWLNRYGYAVTVVEKAGTLRDGGYPIDVRGTALEVVRRMGILPRLREAHIDLRRLTFLDGDGGEVASLDPHTVTGGVAGRDLEVRRGDLSAALHAAVRDDVQFLFNDSIDTLDQSGHGVDVTFRGGGRRTFDMVFGADGLHSRTRAFLFGPEEQFHRYLGYCFAVFTMRNTFGLSHETVMWNTPGRAAALYAVGDDDQVHAFLNFAHPKPPFDAFRNPEAQRDLVAAVFADAGWEVPGMLAALRDADDVFFDAVSQIRMPRWSSGRGALVGDAAYAPSFLTGQGSSLALVGAYMLAASLADRDHAAGFAAYEHTTREFVTVNQAKVGEGDATLFPTTARALEQRNDMLRGLSTMPPSPEGQPAHSALTLPELERTR; encoded by the coding sequence ATGACCCGCACTGATCTGTTGACGGACGTCCCCACGCATTCCCGTACGGCGCCGAGGCGCAAGGTCCTGATATCCGGTGCCAGCATCGCGGGGCCCGCACTCGCCTACTGGCTGAACCGCTACGGATACGCGGTCACGGTCGTCGAGAAGGCGGGCACGCTTCGGGACGGTGGATATCCCATCGACGTGCGCGGCACCGCACTTGAGGTCGTCCGCAGGATGGGAATCCTGCCGCGCCTGCGGGAGGCGCACATCGACCTGCGCCGGCTGACCTTCCTCGACGGGGACGGCGGCGAGGTGGCCTCGCTCGATCCGCACACCGTCACCGGCGGTGTCGCGGGACGGGATCTGGAGGTGCGGCGCGGGGATCTGAGCGCCGCTCTCCACGCGGCGGTCCGTGACGACGTGCAGTTCTTGTTCAACGACTCCATCGACACCCTCGACCAGTCCGGCCACGGGGTCGACGTCACCTTCCGCGGGGGCGGCAGGCGTACGTTCGACATGGTGTTCGGCGCGGACGGTCTGCACTCACGTACCCGTGCGTTCCTGTTCGGCCCCGAAGAGCAGTTCCACCGGTATCTCGGCTACTGCTTCGCCGTGTTCACCATGCGCAACACCTTCGGGCTCTCCCACGAGACCGTCATGTGGAACACCCCGGGCAGAGCCGCGGCGCTCTACGCCGTGGGGGACGACGACCAGGTGCACGCCTTCCTGAACTTCGCCCACCCCAAACCGCCGTTCGACGCGTTCCGGAACCCGGAAGCCCAACGGGACCTGGTCGCCGCGGTCTTCGCCGACGCGGGATGGGAGGTCCCCGGCATGCTCGCCGCCCTGCGCGACGCGGACGACGTGTTCTTCGACGCGGTCAGCCAGATCCGCATGCCCCGCTGGTCCAGCGGCAGGGGCGCGCTGGTGGGCGACGCCGCGTACGCACCTTCGTTCCTCACCGGACAGGGATCCAGCCTCGCACTCGTCGGTGCGTACATGCTCGCCGCGTCCCTGGCCGACCGGGACCACGCCGCGGGCTTCGCCGCCTACGAACACACCACCCGTGAGTTCGTGACCGTGAACCAGGCGAAGGTCGGCGAGGGCGATGCCACGCTCTTCCCCACCACGGCCCGGGCGCTGGAGCAGCGCAACGACATGCTGCGCGGACTCAGCACCATGCCCCCCTCCCCGGAGGGACAACCGGCCCACTCGGCCCTCACCCTGCCCGAGTTGGAGCGAACCCGCTGA
- a CDS encoding MFS transporter, translated as MTATLAPPVRIGKATVWALGMLAVATGALESVVTPTLPLLQRELGMSRAEGALLSVVLLITGALITPVAGKFGDRYGGKRVLIRLMAVVSAGGLVSALAPNLPVLLLGQVLQGAMVGALPLSFILVRKHLPAGEAKVAIGVVSGLFVGGGMAGTLSAGPVAEGLSRHWMFALPTLAVIGATLLVNRLMPLDPPGRSDEAGFDWPGLVLLSGTLVTLMLALALAPDIGSQPLVLGALVVVLAAFATGWTAVERRVASPMVDLRMLARPAVWKSCVLTFMICVGTSGAVYLVPQLFELSEDAYGFGASATEIGFFLLPGAVAASLAGPISGIWARRFGSRAVVTAGIVIMATALIALAAVHSQVWHLVVGKMMVALANGLCVTAMVTRTATSVGQSDTGIATSLVLVTRVIGFAVGVQVSGAILTAGTPSGSDVPAESAFVTGFVVAGAITALSLLVTRTMSKGVKE; from the coding sequence ATGACTGCAACGCTGGCTCCCCCGGTCCGCATCGGGAAAGCCACTGTCTGGGCCCTCGGCATGCTGGCGGTCGCCACCGGGGCCCTGGAGTCGGTGGTGACGCCGACCCTCCCGCTCCTGCAACGCGAACTGGGCATGAGCCGGGCCGAAGGGGCGTTACTCAGCGTCGTGCTGCTCATCACCGGCGCGCTCATCACGCCGGTCGCGGGCAAGTTCGGCGACCGCTACGGCGGAAAACGAGTCCTGATACGGCTGATGGCGGTGGTCTCGGCCGGTGGCCTGGTGTCCGCCCTGGCGCCGAACCTGCCCGTGCTGCTGCTCGGCCAGGTGCTGCAGGGTGCGATGGTGGGCGCGCTTCCCCTGTCGTTCATTCTGGTGCGCAAACACCTCCCCGCAGGAGAGGCGAAGGTGGCCATCGGGGTGGTCAGCGGGCTGTTCGTGGGGGGCGGGATGGCGGGAACGCTGTCGGCCGGTCCCGTGGCGGAAGGGCTCTCCCGGCACTGGATGTTCGCGCTGCCGACGCTCGCGGTCATCGGGGCCACGCTGCTGGTGAACCGGCTGATGCCGCTCGATCCGCCGGGCCGGTCGGACGAGGCCGGATTCGACTGGCCGGGCCTGGTTCTCCTGAGCGGCACCCTGGTCACGCTCATGCTCGCGCTCGCCCTTGCACCCGACATCGGCTCGCAGCCACTCGTGCTCGGCGCCCTCGTCGTGGTGCTGGCCGCCTTCGCGACCGGATGGACGGCCGTCGAGCGCCGCGTGGCCTCGCCGATGGTCGATCTGCGCATGCTGGCACGGCCCGCGGTGTGGAAGTCGTGCGTGCTGACGTTCATGATCTGCGTCGGTACCTCGGGGGCGGTCTATCTCGTCCCGCAGTTGTTCGAGTTGTCCGAGGACGCCTACGGCTTCGGGGCCAGCGCCACCGAGATCGGGTTCTTCCTGCTGCCCGGCGCCGTGGCCGCGTCGCTGGCCGGGCCGATCAGCGGGATCTGGGCGCGGCGCTTCGGCTCGCGTGCCGTGGTCACCGCCGGGATCGTCATCATGGCCACCGCCCTGATCGCCCTGGCAGCAGTTCACTCCCAGGTCTGGCACCTCGTCGTCGGCAAGATGATGGTCGCGCTCGCCAACGGCCTGTGCGTCACGGCGATGGTGACAAGGACCGCCACATCCGTCGGTCAGAGCGACACCGGCATCGCCACCAGCCTGGTCCTGGTGACTCGCGTGATCGGCTTCGCCGTCGGTGTGCAGGTCAGTGGAGCGATCCTCACCGCCGGGACCCCTTCAGGGTCGGATGTCCCGGCCGAATCGGCCTTCGTCACCGGCTTCGTCGTAGCCGGCGCCATCACAGCCCTGTCCCTGCTGGTCACCCGCACCATGAGCAAAGGAGTCAAGGAATGA
- a CDS encoding TetR/AcrR family transcriptional regulator, which yields MPTTKTPTTKTLREGSAQKRAAILSAARELFLADGFDRSSVDAVAARAEVSKRTVYDYFGDKQTLLQAVVDGVGQSLITTIRRTLDDTLSDLTEAAELEDALVTFSMRIATDMLGSAEYATLQRLVLAESGHLPHRGYNSMADTPDEAIAERFAALGAAGLLDVPDPRLAADQFIALAFGVALDRLGSANAAEDTRVQPLVVEGVRTFLRAYRTN from the coding sequence ATGCCGACCACGAAGACACCGACCACGAAGACACTGCGCGAGGGGTCCGCGCAAAAGCGGGCCGCCATCCTCTCGGCGGCCCGGGAACTGTTCCTCGCCGACGGCTTCGACCGGTCCAGCGTCGACGCGGTCGCCGCCCGGGCGGAGGTGTCCAAGCGGACGGTCTACGACTACTTCGGCGACAAGCAGACGCTGCTGCAAGCGGTCGTCGACGGTGTCGGCCAGTCACTGATCACCACGATCCGGCGCACCCTCGACGACACCCTCAGCGACCTCACCGAAGCCGCCGAACTCGAGGACGCCCTGGTCACGTTCTCGATGCGCATCGCGACCGACATGCTCGGCTCGGCGGAGTACGCAACGCTGCAGCGACTGGTCCTTGCGGAGTCCGGCCACCTGCCGCACCGGGGCTACAACTCCATGGCCGACACTCCCGACGAGGCGATCGCCGAGCGGTTCGCCGCCCTGGGCGCCGCAGGGCTGCTCGACGTACCCGACCCTCGACTCGCGGCCGACCAGTTCATCGCGCTGGCCTTCGGCGTCGCGCTGGACAGGCTCGGTTCCGCGAACGCGGCGGAGGACACCCGTGTTCAGCCACTCGTCGTCGAGGGAGTGCGGACTTTCCTCCGGGCATACCGGACCAATTAG
- a CDS encoding carbonic anhydrase has protein sequence MKSLIDNARSFAATHVAAPQNAAAFQALGAGQSPEALFVTCSDSRVVPALITGARPGELFELRTAGNVVPPYPSGNEAGREARPGSEAATIEYAVCVLGVRDIVVCGHSHCGAVGALVRGEDLSAVPAVRDWLDHSVAPDAAVRSLVPASADVAEAVQTHVLAQVERLRAYPCVRERIEDGSLTLHAWYYEVHTGTITAHRPSPDDRPAFGPL, from the coding sequence ATGAAGTCCCTGATCGACAACGCCCGTTCCTTCGCCGCGACACACGTCGCGGCCCCTCAAAACGCCGCGGCCTTCCAGGCCCTGGGGGCCGGGCAATCGCCCGAAGCCCTGTTCGTCACGTGCTCCGACTCGCGCGTCGTACCGGCCCTGATCACCGGAGCACGCCCCGGCGAACTCTTCGAACTCCGTACGGCGGGCAACGTCGTACCGCCCTACCCCTCCGGCAACGAAGCCGGCCGGGAAGCCCGCCCCGGGAGCGAGGCGGCCACCATCGAGTACGCGGTGTGCGTGCTCGGAGTCCGCGACATCGTCGTCTGCGGACACTCGCACTGCGGCGCGGTGGGCGCCCTGGTGCGGGGCGAAGACCTGTCGGCCGTACCGGCCGTGCGCGACTGGCTGGACCACTCCGTCGCCCCGGACGCCGCCGTGCGCTCTCTCGTCCCGGCCTCCGCCGACGTGGCCGAGGCCGTGCAGACACACGTGCTCGCGCAGGTGGAGAGGTTGCGCGCGTACCCATGCGTGAGAGAGCGGATCGAGGACGGCTCGCTCACCCTGCACGCCTGGTACTACGAGGTGCACACCGGCACCATCACCGCCCATCGCCCGTCGCCCGACGACCGGCCGGCGTTCGGTCCGCTGTGA
- a CDS encoding SulP family inorganic anion transporter — protein sequence MSSFLSSLRSPFRPLREPGVLRQDFLASLVVFLVALPLCVGVAVASGVPAELGLVTGIVGGLVVGFLPGSALQVSGPAAGLTVLVFEAVQEFGLGMLGAIVLLTGALQIILGLLRCGRWFRAISVSVVQGMLAGIGLVLILGQLYTMAGAEQPRSGLDKIAGLPGLLADVLGDTASLTAAALGLGTIAVLVLWPKLPAAVRVVPAPLAAVALATAVSAGLSLDVANVTVRGLVDAIQPPGFGDLAALGSVAVLGTVLAFTLIASAESLFSAAAVDRMHDGPRTQYDKELVAQGIGNTVCGVLGALPMTAVIVRSSANVAAGARTPLSRVLHGAWLLLFAVLLPAALGIIPLAALAGVLVHAGCKLIPVKEIVPLARAHRGEALVLATTAIAIVVTNMFEGVVLGLVLAVVKSAWDTSHVHLDVRELTGGRMVVTLTGNATFLRLPRILETLEALPKDRPIELDLTAVRHLDHACRTTLENWALRHNDSDTEAVRMKTSPMAASSSGSGSGTESSTAQAPARH from the coding sequence ATGTCCTCCTTCCTCTCCTCCCTCCGCTCCCCCTTCCGCCCACTGCGTGAACCGGGCGTCCTGCGCCAGGACTTCCTCGCCTCGCTCGTCGTCTTCCTGGTCGCCCTGCCGCTGTGCGTCGGCGTGGCCGTCGCCTCGGGTGTGCCCGCCGAACTGGGCCTGGTCACCGGCATCGTCGGCGGTCTGGTCGTCGGTTTCCTGCCGGGCAGCGCCCTCCAGGTGAGCGGGCCCGCCGCCGGACTCACCGTGCTCGTCTTCGAGGCGGTACAGGAGTTCGGGCTCGGCATGCTCGGCGCCATCGTGCTGCTCACCGGCGCCCTCCAGATCATCCTGGGCCTGCTGCGCTGCGGCCGCTGGTTCCGCGCCATCTCCGTGTCCGTCGTGCAGGGCATGCTCGCGGGCATCGGACTCGTCCTGATCCTCGGCCAGCTGTACACCATGGCCGGGGCCGAGCAGCCACGCTCCGGGCTCGACAAGATAGCCGGGCTTCCCGGGCTGCTCGCCGACGTGCTGGGTGACACCGCCTCACTGACCGCCGCTGCCCTGGGTCTTGGCACCATCGCCGTGCTCGTGCTGTGGCCGAAGCTGCCCGCGGCCGTGCGCGTGGTGCCCGCCCCGCTGGCCGCCGTCGCGCTGGCCACCGCGGTCTCCGCCGGGCTGAGCCTGGACGTGGCCAACGTGACGGTGCGCGGCCTGGTCGACGCCATCCAGCCGCCGGGCTTCGGCGACCTCGCCGCTCTGGGCAGCGTGGCCGTACTCGGCACGGTCCTGGCCTTCACCCTCATCGCCTCGGCCGAATCACTGTTCAGCGCGGCCGCGGTGGACCGCATGCACGACGGTCCGCGCACGCAGTACGACAAGGAGCTGGTCGCCCAGGGCATCGGCAACACGGTGTGCGGTGTGCTGGGCGCTCTGCCCATGACCGCGGTCATCGTGCGCAGCTCGGCCAACGTCGCGGCCGGCGCGCGTACGCCGCTCTCCCGTGTCCTGCACGGCGCGTGGCTGCTGCTGTTCGCCGTGCTGCTTCCGGCCGCGCTCGGCATCATCCCGCTGGCGGCGCTCGCCGGTGTCCTGGTCCACGCGGGCTGCAAGCTGATCCCCGTCAAGGAAATCGTGCCGCTCGCCCGCGCCCACCGGGGCGAGGCCCTGGTCCTGGCCACCACCGCGATCGCCATCGTGGTGACCAACATGTTCGAGGGCGTCGTGCTCGGCCTGGTGCTCGCGGTGGTCAAGTCCGCCTGGGACACCTCCCATGTCCACCTGGACGTACGGGAGTTGACCGGCGGCCGCATGGTGGTCACCCTCACCGGCAACGCCACGTTCCTTCGGCTGCCGCGCATCCTGGAGACCCTGGAGGCCCTGCCCAAGGACCGGCCCATCGAGCTGGACCTGACCGCGGTGCGCCATCTGGACCACGCCTGCCGTACGACGCTGGAGAACTGGGCCCTGCGGCACAACGACAGCGACACGGAAGCCGTGCGGATGAAGACGTCCCCGATGGCCGCTTCCAGTTCCGGTTCCGGTTCCGGCACCGAGAGTTCCACCGCGCAGGCTCCTGCACGGCACTGA
- a CDS encoding MFS transporter, whose product MTTTVTRTAEEASPHVLRRVLSVLVLSQALGGAGMAAGITVGALLAEDLLGSTGLAGLPTALFTAGAALGAAFIGRVSQRHGRRPGLALGHGIAALGSIGVVAAAAGQWAGLLLVSLFVYGVGTATGLLARYAGADLAPPERRGRATGTVLLATTLGAVAGPNLVGPTGALAHAWGIPRLAGPFLLAALAYTAAGLVLLVWLRPDPLFLARLQQPQNVAGTQGPVPDAMGTSPTPRASERFSPGVVTGATVMITAQLVMIAVMTMTPLHMTGHGHSTQAAGFVIALHVGAMFLPSPLSGLLADRVGRLPVAAASGAVLLGAGVLAGLAPPDSMPLLACALVLLGLGWNLALVSGTALITDAAPADRRASVQGLADVGMSLAGATGGMASGLVVAGGGYPLLAIAAGTLALAVIPMVALRGASR is encoded by the coding sequence ATGACCACCACCGTCACGCGAACCGCAGAAGAGGCGTCGCCCCACGTGCTGCGGCGCGTGTTGTCCGTGCTCGTCCTCTCGCAGGCACTCGGCGGCGCGGGCATGGCGGCCGGCATCACGGTCGGCGCGCTGCTCGCCGAGGATCTGCTCGGTTCCACGGGTCTGGCCGGGCTGCCGACCGCCCTGTTCACCGCGGGCGCGGCCCTGGGAGCCGCGTTCATCGGGCGGGTCTCTCAACGCCACGGGCGGCGCCCCGGCCTGGCGCTGGGGCACGGCATCGCCGCGCTCGGCAGTATCGGAGTCGTGGCGGCGGCCGCGGGCCAGTGGGCAGGGCTGCTGCTGGTCTCGCTCTTCGTGTACGGGGTGGGTACGGCCACCGGGCTGCTCGCCCGGTACGCGGGCGCCGACCTCGCCCCGCCCGAGCGGCGAGGTCGCGCCACCGGCACGGTGCTGCTCGCCACGACGCTGGGCGCGGTCGCGGGACCCAACCTCGTGGGACCCACCGGTGCGCTCGCACACGCCTGGGGCATCCCGCGTCTTGCCGGGCCCTTCCTGCTCGCTGCACTCGCCTACACGGCCGCGGGTCTTGTGCTGTTGGTGTGGCTGCGTCCTGACCCGTTGTTCCTGGCCCGTCTCCAGCAGCCGCAGAACGTCGCGGGCACCCAGGGGCCGGTGCCGGATGCCATGGGCACCTCGCCGACACCCCGGGCGTCGGAACGCTTCTCCCCCGGGGTCGTCACCGGCGCCACCGTGATGATCACCGCCCAGCTGGTCATGATCGCCGTGATGACGATGACTCCTCTGCACATGACCGGGCACGGCCACAGCACGCAGGCCGCGGGGTTCGTCATCGCCCTGCACGTGGGCGCGATGTTCCTGCCCTCGCCACTGAGCGGTCTGCTCGCCGACCGGGTCGGCAGACTGCCCGTGGCGGCAGCTTCCGGTGCCGTCCTGCTGGGCGCGGGCGTACTCGCCGGCCTCGCCCCGCCGGACAGCATGCCGCTGCTGGCCTGTGCGCTGGTGCTGCTCGGCCTGGGCTGGAACCTTGCGCTGGTCAGCGGCACCGCCTTGATCACCGATGCCGCCCCGGCCGACCGCCGTGCCTCGGTGCAGGGCTTGGCCGACGTGGGCATGTCCTTGGCGGGTGCGACGGGTGGCATGGCCTCGGGCCTGGTGGTGGCGGGCGGCGGCTATCCGCTTCTGGCGATCGCCGCGGGAACCCTGGCCCTCGCGGTGATCCCCATGGTGGCCCTTCGAGGTGCTTCACGCTGA
- a CDS encoding NUDIX hydrolase — protein sequence MTRDSETGAPSIDSAGPLAVVAAAIVQEGRLLVVSKQAAPTVFYLPGGKPDADEAPLETLVRELDEELGVEPLEPRFLADVEAMAALERTPMRLSVFEARIGQVPEPAAELSALRWISGQERDVRLAPAVRDHVLPLLRQRGALAS from the coding sequence ATGACACGCGACAGCGAAACAGGCGCCCCCAGCATCGACAGCGCAGGCCCTCTGGCCGTGGTGGCAGCCGCGATCGTTCAGGAGGGGCGCCTGCTGGTCGTCAGCAAGCAGGCGGCTCCCACCGTCTTCTATCTGCCGGGCGGAAAGCCCGATGCGGATGAGGCACCGCTGGAGACCCTGGTCCGTGAATTGGACGAAGAGCTCGGGGTGGAGCCCCTGGAGCCTCGGTTCCTGGCCGATGTCGAGGCCATGGCCGCCCTTGAGCGAACACCCATGAGGCTGTCGGTCTTCGAGGCGCGCATCGGCCAGGTTCCCGAACCCGCCGCCGAGCTGTCCGCCCTGCGGTGGATATCGGGGCAGGAGCGGGATGTTCGGCTCGCCCCCGCGGTCAGGGATCATGTCCTGCCGCTGCTCAGGCAGCGCGGAGCCCTGGCGTCGTAG